In Tachysurus fulvidraco isolate hzauxx_2018 chromosome 5, HZAU_PFXX_2.0, whole genome shotgun sequence, the genomic stretch ACTAAAATCGTTGGACTAATGGACCTGATTGTGAAACACTGTTTTGACACCATTAATCAtccatacagattacacacttGTCCGCTTCATTGCTTTTTCCTGCTGTGACATTAGAGCAGCTTCTTTGTCTCTCCAGTATGTCATTGCTCTCTGTCCCAGCACCACAATGTCTCTTACAACCCTTTGCGGTCCCGCACCGGCTTCTGCTGGGACCGGGGCCCTCCAACGTGCCTGCTCGGATTGTTACAGCTGCATGCCAACCGATGTTAGGACACCTGCACCCCGAGACTATAGAGGTACACTTatcattaatgttaattttGGTTCATCATACAATCAATTagaaaaaatgattatttttagatttttagaatAATATTTCACTTCAGAGTcagttgtatttgtttttgtgccaatcctattaattaaatattttattcatatttgttagttttatatatacaatataaatatttttaattgtatttaaattttattgcacTAGTGATTAGATTGATAGgtgttttttaatttgaatcAGTTACTTAATATTTctctacaatatatatatatatatatatatatatatatatatatgtgtgtgtgtgtgtgtgtgtgtgtgtgtgtgtgtgtgtgtatgtatatatatatatatatatatatatatatatatatatatatatatatatatatatatatatatatatatatatatatagggtatCCTGCAGTTTGGCATAGAGAGACATCATTGTACAGCCCTTTATTTAGTACTTATTCCCAATGTTGAATGtatctgttattttttatgtataacCTAGATTATGGATCAGATCAAGAGTGGGATCCAGTATGCTTTTCAGACTAAGAATCGCATGACTCTGGCAGTGAGTGGGCCGGGTCACGCTGCTATGGAGTGTGCTATCTTTAACTCAGTGGAGCCTGGAGAAAGCGTACTCATTGCAGTCAACGGCATCTGGGGGGAGAGAGCTGCTGAAATTGCAAAGAGAATAGGTCTGGAACTGTTAATCGTGGGAGAATCATCTACAATACTACATTTATTCAGCATTAATTCGTTGTTTATGAATATACAAATATCTCAACCCACAGTCAACTGATGAATTCTTGATGTGTAACAGGTGCCAATGTGAACACCATTGTAACCTCAGCAGGCAGGTTCTTCACAAACAATGAAATCGAGCAGGTAAAACCATAGCAGGTCTGCATGCTGTATTAAAAATGCTATGTTTTTGAGATTTGTGGGATAAGTATATGACGTCAGTATTTTGTGTTTATAGGCATTAGCCAAATATAAGCCAGTTCTGCTCTTCCTTACACATGGAGAGTCTTCTACAGGAGTGCTCCACCCCATAGACGGCATTGGCGAGCTTTGTCACAAGTGAGGAAAAAAGACTGGTGTATTCCGTGCATCCATTAACCTTTTACATGCCTGCTTTATTCATCCTCCTTGCAGTTCACTGTAATTCTTTTACTTACGTGCTTACTGTTGCCTCTCAGGTATGGTTGTTTGTTCTTGGTGGACTCTGTTGCAGCACTTGGAGGTAGTCCAATCTACATGGACAAGCAAGGTATTTTGGTATATTGGCCCcttttgttaaaatatttttgggaaactttacagaaaatatttatcaaataaTATGTTATTCttctgttaataaaataattacagcaAGATTATGAGACTGTATGCTTTCACAGTTGCTAATAACATCTAAAGCAACAATGCAGAACTACatcaacaagacaaaaaaaaatctttttatgcCAAAAAGAggcaaaaaatcagaaataaggaaaaaagaagaaaaagaaaagaaaatgtcaagTATATTAATGCAACTTGTacaataaatcagaatcagaatcagatttattggccaagtgtgttgacacacacaacgAATTTGgtttcagcagtttgtgactctcaaaagtacagacataaataacactatactatacaaactatacaagaaaacaatgcagacgatgagatacaatatagacagaatgagtataaaatatgaatataaaatgaataaaatatataaaatatgaatatagaatatgaatgatCAGTTATCTacatattgtgcaatattatgctttttgtgcaatatatacagcagtagtgtgtgtaatatatacagatgataaTGCATttcttatagatatgaagcagggaatataattatggtgagttgttgatcagggtgattgcctggggaaagaaactgttccctgtgtctggcagttttagcaAGCATAGTTCTGTagtgcctgccagaagggagaagctgaaagaggttgtgtccaggatGCGAaaggtcagtagtgattttccctgcccggtttctggctcttgtgtcgtacaagtcctggagagtgggcaggaGGGTGccaattatgtttttttgttgttgttgtacaaTGAAGCAGTGTGTATATTGAtttcctttgtgtttttgtactaaaaacatcacacatctgagttATATAGACTTTGCGGCTTCCCAAACTTAAAAGCAAATTGTGGATTTTGCAGATATTGACATTTTGTACACTGGCTCTCAGAAAGTCCTAAATGCACCTCCAGGAACTGCACCAATCTCCTTCAGTGAGAGAGCATGGTGAGATAAAACTCTCTACATTAGAGAAACGTTTTAAAATTTGAGTATACATTTTCATATAAACCTCAGCTGAAATGATAATTTCCTGTTTCTCATTTTTGACAGCCATAAAATCTTCAACAGGAAGACAAAACCAGTGTCTTATTTTCTGGACCTGAACTGGCTGGCCAGATACTGGGGCTGCGATGGGAAACCTGCTCGCAtgtaaatttttcttttaactGTCATTGATGAATGACTTCTAAAGTCATTCATATAACTAGCTAAATTCTAGCTAAACTTCTCTCTTTAGAGTATTTGCAGTCAACAGGCCCAGAATCCATTTGTACTTAAATTCATGTTGTTGATTAGAGCAACTGGAAAATAATACAATGCATTGTGACTGGACTacacttttcttttacatttgactgaatgactgaattCATGATAATGCTGGTCAGGGACACAGTGGATCTGGAACCTTTCCTAGAAACCTTGGTTGGGAGCTAGGAATATTCAAGGGATGGGGCAAGGATGCAGTAcaccatacaaacacacat encodes the following:
- the agxta gene encoding alanine--glyoxylate and serine--pyruvate aminotransferase a, producing MSLLSVPAPQCLLQPFAVPHRLLLGPGPSNVPARIVTAACQPMLGHLHPETIEIMDQIKSGIQYAFQTKNRMTLAVSGPGHAAMECAIFNSVEPGESVLIAVNGIWGERAAEIAKRIGANVNTIVTSAGRFFTNNEIEQALAKYKPVLLFLTHGESSTGVLHPIDGIGELCHKYGCLFLVDSVAALGGSPIYMDKQDIDILYTGSQKVLNAPPGTAPISFSERACHKIFNRKTKPVSYFLDLNWLARYWGCDGKPARIYHHTGPVTALYSLREGLAILAEKGLEKSWKQHKDVAEYFHTGIEKMGLKLFVEEKKARLPTVTTIVSPPGYDWKEITGFIMKNCNIEISGGLGPSVGMVLRVGLMGCNSRKDHVDMILEALSDALKHCHKSKV